A region from the Nasonia vitripennis strain AsymCx chromosome 4 unlocalized genomic scaffold, Nvit_psr_1.1 chr4_random0006, whole genome shotgun sequence genome encodes:
- the LOC100113628 gene encoding protein transport protein Sec61 subunit beta, producing the protein MPAAPSSTSVGAASRSPSKAVAPRAGLGGTVRQRKAAPATSARNRNTGTNSGGMWRFYTDDSPGIKVGPVPVLVMSLLFIASVFMLHIWGKYTRS; encoded by the exons ATG CCTGCTGCACCAAGCTCTACATCGGTTGGAGCAGCCAGTCGCTCTCCCAGTAAGGCTGTAGCTCCTCGTGCAGGTTTGGGGGGTACTGTGAGGCAACGCAAAGCTGCACCAGCCACCTCAGCCAGGAATCGCAATACTGGTACCAACTCTGGTGGTATGTGGAGATTCTATACAGATGACTCCCCCGGAATCAAAGT TGGCCCTGTACCTGTTTTGGTGATGTCACTGCTGTTCATTGCATCCGTATTCATGCTGCACATCTGGGGAAAATACACTAGATCTTAA